A window from Heliangelus exortis chromosome 17, bHelExo1.hap1, whole genome shotgun sequence encodes these proteins:
- the VASN gene encoding vasorin, which produces MNQLILCTLLLLARRELVGACPAGCQCQDPKTILCAARRGQTVPRGLPPNTLSLYVFENGITMLNEDSFAGLPSLQLLDLSQNKITSIQKNIFQPLTELVNLDLSSNQLQEITNETFHGLRLLERLYLQKNRIQHIHATAFDTLENLLELKLQNNQLWVVPPLNLPNLLLLDISWNKIPAIAAGAFHAVNIESLKIAGLGLTSLNEELFQVQNNLHELDVSDNLLERVPAVLRRLGSLTKLSLAGNARISQLLPEDFHNLHNLQELDISNLNINTIPRDFSTFFPRLRAVTAAGNPFNCICQMSWLVQWVNASGVLLRRPEETRCHFPPKNSGKLLHHLQYADFGCPTTTTTTTTPRTTTPPPPAPLPTSSHPAPQPSTAAPTPGADAPQSSSTPVPFSGPPAPTSPPPPICPPRTCLNGGTCHLGPQNHLECLCPAGFAGTYCEAEARGTTPAPATPAPPPGRGISIVQVGSTSLKVDLQNYVQSKAQLKGIRLSYRNLSGPDKRVMMLRLPSSLSEYTVRALKPNCTYRVCIGPLGEKVSKEEHCAEAQTLPVSHQQHSPVTQGKDSNLTLMIVPALAAVLLLVVLVTAGTYYRRHRRAKAHASAGVDASPLELEGVKACLENGDLGSHGHKVPEPAMLSSGSECEVPLMQSHYPSNNNTPGLKPSYF; this is translated from the coding sequence ATGAACCAGCTGATCCTTTGCACGCTGCTTCTCTTGGCCCGCCGGGAGCTGGTTGGGGCCTGTCCTGCAGGCTGCCAGTGCCAAGACCCCAAGACCATCCTGTGTGCAGCCAGACGGGGCCAGACTGTGCCCCGGGGGCTGCCCCCCAACACCCTCTCCCTCTATGTCTTTGAGAATGGCATCACGATGCTCAATGAGGACAGCTTTGCGGGCCTgccctccctccagctcctggaccTCTCACAAAACAAGATCACCAGCATCcagaaaaacatctttcagCCCCTGACAGAGCTTGTCAACTTGGACCTGTCCTCCAACCAGCTGCAGGAGATCACCAATGAGACCTTTCATGGGCTGCGGCTGCTGGAGAGGCTCTACCTGCAGAAGAACAGGATCCAGCACATCCATGCCACTGCCTTTGACACGCTAGAGAACCTGCTGGAGCTGAAGCTGCAGAACAACCAGCTCTGGGTTGTGCCCCCTCTCAACCTGCccaacctcctgctgctggacaTCAGCTGGAACAAGATCCCAGCCATTGCAGCAGGGGCTTTCCACGCTGTCAACATCGAGTCCCTGAAGATTGCGGGGCTGGGCCTGACGAGCTTAAACGAGGAGCTCTTCCAGGTCCAGAACAACCTCCACGAGCTGGATGTCTCTGACAACCTCCTGGAGCGTGTCCCAGCGGTGCTGCGGCGGCTGGGGAGCCTCACCAAGCTCAGCCTGGCTGGCAACGCCCGcatctcccagctcctgcccgAGGACTTCCACAACCTTCACAACCTCCAGGAGCTGGACATCAGCAACCTCAACATCAACACCATCCCTCGGGATTTTTCCAccttcttccccaggctgcGGGCAGTGACGGCTGCCGGCAACCCCTTCAACTGCATCTGCCAGATGAGCTGGCTGGTGCAGTGGGTGAACGCCAGCGGCGTGCTCCTCCGGCGGCCCGAGGAGACGCGGTGCcacttccccccaaaaaactccGGCAAGCTCCTCCACCACCTGCAGTATGCAGACTTTGGCtgccccaccaccaccaccaccaccaccaccccacgCACCACCACGCCGCCGCCGCCTGCCCCGCTCCCTACCAGCAGCCACCCCGCGCCGCAGCCCAGCACCGCTGCTCCCACCCCGGGGGCTGAtgctccccagagcagctccacacCGGTGCCCTTCAGTGGTCCCCCGGCACCCACCAGTCCTCCACCACCAATCTGTCCACCTCGCACGTGTCTGAATGGTGGCACCTGCCACCTGGGTCCCCAAAACCACCTGGAGTGCCTGTGCCCAGCGGGCTTTGCTGGGACCTACTGCGAGGCGGAGGCGAGGGGGACGACGCCGGCCCCGGCAACGCCGGCCCCACCGCCCGGCCGGGGGATCAGCATCGTGCAGGTCGGCAGCACCTCTCTCAAAGTGGACTTGCAGAACTACGTCCAGTCCAAAGCACAGCTGAAGGGCATCCGCCTGAGCTACCGAAACCTCTCCGGGCCGGACAAGCGGGTGATGATGCTGCGTTTGCCCTCTTCCCTCTCCGAATACACCGTGCGGGCGCTGAAGCCCAACTGCACCTACCGGGTCTGCATCGGGCCCCTGGGGGAGAAGGTCTCCAAGGAGGAGCACTGTGCCGAGGCGCAGACCCTGCCGGTGAGCCACCAGCAGCACTCCCCTGTCACCCAGGGCAAGGACAGTAACCTCACCCTGATGATCGTCCCCGCGCTGGCTGccgtgctgctgctggtggtgctggtgacTGCCGGCACCTACTACCGTCGGCATCGCCGAGCCAAAGCCCACGCCAGTGCCGGGGTGGATGCCAGCCCGCTGGAGCTGGAAGGGGTAAAAGCCTGCCTGGAAAATGGGGATTTGGGCAGCCACGGCCACAAGGTGCCAGAGCCCGCCATGCTTTCCAGCGGCTCCGAGTGCGAGGTCCCACTGATGCAGTCTCACTACCCCAGCAACAACAACACCCCGGGGCTCAAACCCTCCTATTTCTGA